Proteins encoded within one genomic window of Pygocentrus nattereri isolate fPygNat1 chromosome 7, fPygNat1.pri, whole genome shotgun sequence:
- the LOC108432931 gene encoding carbohydrate sulfotransferase 1-like, with protein MQCSWKAVILLALVSIAIQYTAIRTFTSKPFQLCPVSIPQNCGLGAQETDAPFERGCDEYAYFTFNASRKTHILVLATTRSGSSFVGQLLNQHSDIFYLFEPLYHVQTALIPRLSHSRNTADRRVMLGASRDLLRSLYGCDLHFLESYIKPPPTNHTTDKLFRRGASRALCSQPVCDAFSPGEANVEEGDCVKKCTTLNMTLAAESCRDKRHVAIKIVRVPEIGDLRALVEDPRLNLKVIQLVRDPRGILASRIETFRDTYRLWRIWRATGRKPYNLDLTQLTVVCEDFLSSVSTGLSHPYWLKGKYMLVRYEDLARNPLQKTKDIYDYLGLSMDKNVVDWIQANTRGSNELSAKHKYGTVRDSAANAESWRLKLSFDMVDYTQTVCQKVLHTLGYKSVKSAEELKNMSLSLVAEKVFVPF; from the coding sequence ATGCAATGTTCTTGGAAGGCTGTGATCCTGCTAGCCTTGGTCTCCATTGCCATCCAGTACACAGCTATCCGGACCTTCACCTCCAAGCCTTTCCAGCTTTGCCCTGTGTCCATCCCACAGAATTGTGGCTTGGGGGCGCAGGAAACGGATGCGCCCTTCGAGCGTGGATGTGACGAGTATGCTTACTTCACCTTCAACGCCTCTCGAAAGACCCACATTCTGGTGTTAGCCACTACCCGCAGCGGCTCGTCGTTTGTGGGGCAGCTGTTGAACCAGCACTCTGATATCTTCTACTTGTTTGAGCCGCTTTATCATGTCCAAACGGCCCTGATCCCTCGCCTCTCGCACAGCCGGAACACTGCTGACAGGCGGGTGATGCTAGGGGCCAGTCGAGACTTGCTCAGAAGCCTCTATGGCTGTGACTTGCACTTTCTGGAGAGCTACATCAAGCCGCCGCCGACCAACCACACCACAGACAAGCTGTTTCGCCGGGGTGCCAGCCGGGCACTCTGCTCCCAGCCAGTCTGTGATGCCTTCAGTCCTGGGGAGGCTAATGTGGAAGAGGGCGACTGCGTCAAGAAGTGTACAACTCTCAACATGACCCTTGCAGCCGAGTCTTGCAGGGATAAGCGGCACGTTGCCATCAAGATCGTGCGGGTACCTGAAATAGGGGATTTGCGGGCACTGGTGGAGGATCCGCGGCTGAACTTGAAGGTGATCCAGCTGGTCAGAGACCCTAGGGGTATTCTTGCGTCACGGATTGAGACCTTCCGGGACACTTACCGATTGTGGAGAATTTGGAGGGCAACAGGGCGGAAGCCATACAACTTGGACTTGACTCAGCTGACCGTGGTATGTGAGGACTTTCTGAGCTCAGTTTCTACAGGTCTCAGCCACCCCTACTGGCTTAAGGGGAAATATATGTTGGTGCGATATGAGGACTTAGCGAGGAACCCTCTTCAAAAAACCAAGGATATCTACGACTACCTTGGGCTATCTATGGACAAAAATGTAGTGGATTGGATTCAGGCAAACACCAGAGGGAGTAATGAGCTCTCAGCCAAACACAAATACGGaacagtgagagactctgcaGCGAATGCCGAAAGCTGGAGGCTCAAACTGTCCTTTGACATGGTGGACTACACACAGACTGTGTGTCAAAAAGTCCTACACACACTGGGCTATAAAAGTGTCAAATCTGCTGAGGAACTGAAaaatatgtctctctctcttgtggcGGAAAAAgtttttgtaccattttga